In Tachysurus vachellii isolate PV-2020 chromosome 1, HZAU_Pvac_v1, whole genome shotgun sequence, a genomic segment contains:
- the LOC132844618 gene encoding phosphotriesterase-related protein-like, with translation MSTLSGKVQTVLGLIDPEQLGRTMTHEHLTMRFECCYVPPAPGHQDNSLAPIQLKNVHWLQQNPYSHRENLLLCQEIEAVRDELVCFKKAGGGTIVENTTTGITRDLPALRQLAKDTGVNIVAGAGYYVDVTHSDETRKMTVEKLTDVMVNEVTHGADGTDIRCGVIGEIGTGWPITESEKKVLRATAHAQAKLGCPVIIHPGRNPAAPGEIVRILQEAGGDISKTVMSHLDRTIFDHGELLEFAKLGSYLEYDLFGTEMLDYPFNLDIDMPSDSQRVQTLAFLIKEGYEDRIVIAHDIHTKNRLTKYGGHGYSHILKNIVPKMLSRGISQKQVDKILIDNPKQWLTFK, from the exons ATGTCTACTCTGAGCGGGAAGGTCCAGACAGTCCTGGGTCTGATTGATCCGGAACAACTGGGTCGCACCATGACCCACGAGCACCTGACTATGAGGTTCGAATGCTGCTACGTCCCCCCGGCTCCTGGACACCAGGACAATTCCTTGGCACCGATCCAGCTGAAGAACGTGCACTGGCTCCAGCAGAACCCGTACAGCCACCGGGAAAACTTACTGCTGTGTCAGGAGATTGAGGCAGTGCGAGATGAACTGGTTTGTTTCAAGAAGGCTGGAGGAGGCACCATTGTGGAGAACACGACGACGGGTATAACTCGAGATCTGCCCGCTTTACGCCAGCTGGCCAAGGACACAGGGGTCAACATCGTGGCAGGGGCCGGCTACTACGTGGATGTCACTCATTCTGATGAGACGAGAAAGATGACAGTAGAGAAG CTCACTGATGTGATGGTGAACGAGGTGACTCACGGCGCCGACGGCACAGATATCCGCTGTGGCGTGATCGGAGAGATCGGCACAGGCTGGCCGATCACAGAGAGCGAAAAGAAAGTACTGCGTGCCACCGCACATGCTCAGGCTAAACTGGGCTGTCCGGTTATCATCCACCCGGGTCGGAACCCAGCCGCCCCCGGCGAGATAGTCCGAATCCTTCAGGAGGCTGGAGGAGACATCTCGAAAACCGTAATGTCTCATCTGGACAG AACCATATTTGACCACGGTGAGTTGCTGGAGTTTGCGAAATTAGGAAGCTATCTTGAGTACGACCTCTTCGGCACAGAAATGCTGGACTACCCCTTTAATTTGGACATCGACATGCCCAGTGACAGCCAGAGGGTTCAAAC TCTGGCGTTTCTGATTAAAGAAGGCTATGAGGACAGGATCGTCATCGCTCATGATATCCATACTAAGAACCGACTGACCAAATATGGCGGCCACGGATACTCCCACATCCTGAAGAACATCGTCCCCAAAATGCTATCCAGGGGAATCAGCCAGAAGCAGGTGGACAAGATACTGATAGACAACCCCAAGCAGTGGCTAACCTTTAAATAG
- the mmp16b gene encoding matrix metalloproteinase-16, with protein MNTAVCFLHKPKARLARVCAALLWLHASWWTVCAFGDEDQFSAEVWLQRYGYLQPTQPNMAALHSAGSMQSAIATMQRVYGLNVTGHLDLSTVEWMKKPRCGVPDQVRRQSGSQSRTRRYALTGQKWQRTHITYSIKNVTPKVGARETHEAIRRAFDVWQSVTPLNFEAVPYSALESGKRDVDITIIFASGFHGDSSPFDGEGGFLAHAYFPGPGIGGDTHFDSDEPWTLGNPNHDGNDLFLVAVHELGHALGLEHSNDPTAIMAPFYQYMDTESFKLPHDDLQGIQKIYGPPDKNPQPTRLLTTAPPPRLHPPSDPRKHDRQSRPHRPPQKSKPSNPNSKPNICDGGFNTLAILRQELFVFKDQWFWRVRDNSVVPGYPMQISYFWKGLPPKIDAVYENSEGKFVFFKGHRFWVFKDTTLQPTYPQDISLFGSGMPSQNIETAVWWEDVAKTYFFKGDRYWRYNEDIRSMDPGYPKPITIWKGIPDSPQGAFVDKANGFTYFYKGKEYWKFNNRRLRVEPGYPRSILRDFMGCDGLPSDPDWDWRPPQDDELPNYEHDDVDIVRKPESTGGTEKAVAIAIPCVLALCLMVLLHTVFRVKRKDTKRHILYCKRSMQEWV; from the exons GTTTGGTTACAGAGGTACGGCTACCTCCAGCCCACGCAGCCTAATATGGCCGCCTTGCACTCGGCTGGGAGCATGCAGTCAGCCATCGCCACCATGCAGCGTGTCTACGGCCTCAACGTCACGGGACATCTAGACCTCAGCACTGTAGa GTGGATGAAGAAGCCCAGATGTGGAGTCCCGGATCAGGTGAGGAGACAGTCAGGCTCACAGTCACGGACTCGTCGCTACGCGCTCACGGGACAGAAGTGGCAgcgtacacacatcacatacag TATAAAGAATGTGACCCCTAAGGTGGGCGCGCGGGAGACTCATGAAGCCATCCGGAGGGCATTTGATGTGTGGCAGAGCGTTACGCCGCTGAACTTCGAGGCCGTGCCCTACAGCGCGCTGGAGAGCGGTAAGCGCGATGTAgacatcaccatcatcttcGCATCCGGTTTCCACGGTGACAGCTCTCCGTTTGATGGAGAGGGAGGCTTCTTGGCTCACGCATACTTCCCTGGGCCTGGGATAGGGGGTGACACACATTTCGACTCTGATGAACCCTGGACCCTGGGAAACCCCAACCATGATG GGAATGACCTGTTCTTGGTGGCCGTCCATGAGCTGGGCCACGCTCTGGGTCTGGAGCACTCCAATGACCCCACTGCGATAATGGCTCCGTTTTACCAGTACATGGACACAGAGAGCTTCAAACTGCCTCATGATGATCTACAAGGCATCCAGAAAatatatg GTCCTCCGGATAAGAACCCTCAGCCAACACGGTTGCTCACGACAGCGCCCCCTCCTCGGCTGCACCCTCCGTCTGACCCTCGGAAGCATGACCGTCAGAGCCGTCCTCACCGGCCGCCTCAGAAATCCAAACCCTCCAACCCCAACTCCAAACCTAACATCTGCGATGGAGGCTTCAACACACTGGCAATCCTGCGCCAAGAGCTGTTCGTTTTCAAG GATCAGTGGTTCTGGAGGGTACGTGACAACTCGGTGGTGCCTGGCTACCCCATGCAGATCAGCTACTTCTGGAAGGGGCTGCCCCCTAAGATCGACGCCGTCTACGAGAACAGCGAGGGCAAATTTGTCTTCTTCAAAG GCCATCGCTTCTGGGTGTTCAAGGACACCACTCTGCAGCCCACGTACCCTCAGGACATCTCACTGTTCGGCAGTGGGATGCCATCTCAGAACATTGAGACGGCTGTGTGGTGGGAGGATGTGGCCAAAACCTATTTTTTTAAAGGGGACAG GTACTGGAGGTACAACGAGGACATCCGTAGTATGGATCCTGGTTATCCCAAACCCATCACCATTTGGAAAGGTATCCCAGACTCTCCACAGGGTGCCTTTGTGGACAAGGCTAATG GCTTCACGTATTTCTACAAAGGAAAAGAGTACTGGAAGTTCAACAACCGGAGGCTGCGGGTAGAACCGGGGTACCCCAGGTCCATCCTGCGAGATTTCATGGGCTGTGATGGCCTGCCTTCGGACCCCGACTGGGACTGGCGGCCACCGCAGGATGACGAGTTGCCGAATTACGAGCACGACGACGTGGATATCGTGCGTAAACCTGAGAGCACGGGTGGCACCGAAAAGGCTGTGGCCATTGCCATACCCTGCGTGCTGGCCCTATGCCTCATGGTCCTACTGCACACTGTTTTCCGGGTCAAGCGTAAGGACACCAAgcgacacatactgtactgcaaGCGCTCCATGCAGGAATGGGTTTAA